The following coding sequences lie in one Bacteroidota bacterium genomic window:
- a CDS encoding ORF6N domain-containing protein produces the protein MEIVKQENIQNQIFSVRGVQVMLDSDLASIYQTETKFINRAVKRNPLRFPEEFMFQLTEKEWTNLKFQFGTSREHGGRRTLPFVFTEQGVAMLSAVLNTERAIIASIQIMQAFVAMRKFLQNNASEELKTSHDRFLMIDQKELYHLGASLKDLGKKWFAFSKLEGNILDMMLGQIKKEVVI, from the coding sequence ATGGAAATAGTAAAACAAGAAAATATTCAAAATCAAATCTTTTCTGTTCGAGGTGTTCAGGTGATGCTCGATAGTGATTTAGCTTCAATCTATCAAACAGAAACCAAATTCATTAACAGAGCGGTAAAGAGAAACCCTCTCAGATTTCCAGAAGAGTTTATGTTTCAGTTGACTGAAAAAGAATGGACAAACTTGAAGTTCCAATTTGGAACCTCAAGAGAACATGGAGGAAGACGAACGCTACCTTTTGTGTTTACAGAACAAGGCGTAGCAATGCTTTCCGCTGTTCTAAATACAGAAAGGGCGATTATTGCCAGCATCCAAATTATGCAAGCTTTTGTTGCCATGCGAAAATTTCTGCAAAATAATGCTTCTGAGGAATTAAAAACCAGCCACGACCGTTTTTTGATGATTGACCAAAAGGAGTTGTACCATTTGGGTGCATCTTTGAAAGATTTGGGGAAGAAGTGGTTTGCCTTCTCGAAATTGGAGGGTAATATTTTGGATATGATGTTGGGACAAATTAAAAAGGAAGTGGTGATATGA
- a CDS encoding restriction endonuclease subunit S, with protein MKWEKLKVADVCELAYGKSLTADSRIPGDYPVYGSAGEVGTHTNYLIDGPGIIIGRKGSVGTVYYEKRNFFPIDTSYYVIPKDGYDLRFLYYKFQTLGLNKLNSDAAVPGLNRNVAYDQSSIYPPLPTQRKIASILSAYDDLIENNLKRIKLLEEKAQLHYKIEFGEYQFGDREPQNLPKGWSIKSIGDIYGKLESGSRPKGGIDKELKEGIASVGAENVIGLGKYNYQSEKLITEAFFENMNRGKIENKDILIYKDGAYIGKTTLFQDDFPHEKCCVNEHVFLLRSKDELYQNYLFFTLYQKLYFDKMQQLNANAAQPGINQESLKSLRILWPSKNVIEEFNKKVESLMKLIFVVAKQNTKLREARDILLPRLMSGQIEV; from the coding sequence ATGAAGTGGGAGAAATTAAAAGTTGCTGATGTCTGTGAGTTAGCCTACGGAAAAAGTTTAACTGCAGATTCAAGAATTCCAGGCGATTATCCAGTATATGGTTCAGCTGGTGAAGTTGGCACACATACTAATTATTTGATTGACGGACCCGGAATTATTATCGGAAGAAAGGGAAGTGTTGGTACTGTTTATTACGAAAAAAGAAATTTCTTTCCAATTGATACTTCATATTATGTAATTCCGAAAGATGGGTATGATTTACGTTTTCTGTATTACAAGTTTCAAACACTTGGTTTGAACAAGCTCAATAGTGATGCGGCTGTTCCTGGGTTAAATAGAAATGTAGCTTACGATCAAAGTTCTATTTATCCCCCCCTCCCCACCCAACGCAAAATCGCATCCATTTTATCGGCTTATGATGATTTGATAGAGAATAATTTGAAGCGGATTAAGTTGCTGGAGGAGAAGGCTCAACTGCATTACAAAATTGAGTTTGGCGAATATCAGTTTGGTGACAGGGAACCCCAGAATTTACCAAAAGGATGGTCAATAAAGTCTATCGGGGATATTTACGGAAAATTGGAATCTGGCTCAAGACCAAAAGGAGGCATTGATAAAGAACTAAAAGAAGGAATTGCAAGTGTTGGAGCAGAGAATGTGATTGGTTTGGGTAAGTATAATTATCAAAGTGAAAAGTTGATTACCGAAGCATTCTTTGAAAATATGAATCGTGGCAAAATAGAAAATAAGGATATTCTAATTTACAAAGATGGTGCATACATCGGTAAAACAACTTTGTTTCAAGACGATTTTCCGCACGAAAAATGCTGCGTAAACGAACACGTTTTCTTATTGAGAAGTAAAGATGAACTTTATCAGAATTATTTATTCTTCACCCTTTATCAGAAACTTTACTTTGATAAGATGCAGCAACTAAATGCAAATGCCGCTCAACCTGGAATAAATCAAGAAAGTTTAAAATCATTAAGAATTCTTTGGCCATCAAAAAATGTAATTGAAGAATTCAATAAAAAGGTCGAAAGCTTGATGAAATTAATTTTTGTGGTGGCAAAACAAAACACCAAACTCCGGGAGGCACGGGATATTTTATTACCGAGGCTGATGAGTGGGCAAATAGAAGTCTGA